The Methanosarcina acetivorans C2A genome includes the window AGCAAAGATGGCACATATGAGTATTACCAGTACTGGAAACCACTTCTTAAACATAAATCTACTCCTCCTCTATTAACTTCAAAATTTAAATAGCATTTATTTTATTTATATGTGCTTACTTTGACTTTTCCCGGGAAAAAAGGCTTTTTTTCGGGCCGGATATCCTAAATTAATATTCAACGAAAAGAGTCTTCCTTATTTCAAAGCTGGCTCCAGACTGTTTAAATTATATTTTCAGAATAATTTATATACTATCTGGTGGAGATGACAAACAGGCCGGAACTACAGGAAAAAATAACTATTTTGAGGAACATCCGAATGCAAGGCACGCAAATTACTCCGGAAATAAAGGCTTTTCTGATCTCTACAGGTTCCGTTTCCGTGGACCCTTCGCTGATTCCAAGGGCACGAGGTTCTACTGCAGGTCCTGGAGCAGGTACCAGCTCCGTCTTTTTCAGGTCAGGGAAAAAGCGAGTCCGGCTCAGTGTAAATAAGAACTCCCTGCTTTCCATCGAAGCCGCAGGAGAGGACGGAACAGTTGCGCTTTTACATGAAGGAAAAGAACTGCTCAGGGGAAAACTTGAGCCTGCTCCTGCCCACTGCCCTGAGCAGGCTTTCATCACGCTCTGCGAGAGGTGTATCTTTGACTGCAAATATTGCCCTGTGCCCAAACTTCAGGGGCATGTCAAAAATGAAGAGGAAGTCCTGAGCATAGTTGAGGAGGTCATGAAAGCCGGAACTCTCAAAGCCATCTCTCTTACTTCCGGAGTAGAGACCTCAATCGAAGGGGAAGTTGAGCGTGTGCTCGAGCTGCTTCCTGCTCTCAAAAAATACAATGTCCCAATAGGAGTTTCGGTTTATCCGACCGAAGGCTGTTCCCGCAAATTTTATGATGCCGGAGTTGCCGAAGTCAAATACAATGTTGAAACCATGGATAGAGAGATTTTCCGGAAAGTCTGTGGAGACCTTTCCCTTGACTATATCCTGGACCGGCTCAAAGAGGCTGTAGAAATTTTCGGAAAAAACAGGGTCTTCAGCAACTTTATAATCGGGCTTGGGGAGAGCGACGCTACTGTCCGGGAAGGAATCGAAACCCTTGCAAAGATAGGAGTAATCCCCATCTTACGCCCGGTAAACCCTCACCCTCTCAGGTCCAGAGACTGCTTTACCGAACGCCCGTCTCCTGAACGCCTTTTGAAACTTGCGAAAATGGAAGCTGAGATCCTGAAGAAATACGGGCTTGATCCCGGACTTGCGAAGACGATGTGCCTGAAATGCACAGGTTGTGACCTTGTACCCTTTGTAGACTTCTGATTCAGGCATGTCCTTATTCATGTATGGCTTCATATAATGCATTAAGTGTCTATCCGAAAAGTATTTTACTTACGATTTAGGGTAATGTTTTGTAGTGACAAAACGAAAAACGGAACACGACTACGAGATCTCTGATGAATTGTGGACTAAAATAAAAGCTTTACTGCCATTGCCCAAACCTAAAAAGAAGGCTGGAAGACCGCGAGAGGATGATCGGAAAATAATGAATGGCATTTTCTACCTCCTTCGTACAGGTTGCCAATGGAAAGCGTTGCCAAGATGTTATGGAGCACCAAGCACTGTACATGATCGATTTCAGGAATGGCAAATATCAGGCTTATTTGAGAAAATATGGCAATTAGGTCTGCTGGATTATGATGATGAAGAAGGGCTAGAGTGGGAATGGCAAGCTATTGA containing:
- a CDS encoding radical SAM protein → MQGTQITPEIKAFLISTGSVSVDPSLIPRARGSTAGPGAGTSSVFFRSGKKRVRLSVNKNSLLSIEAAGEDGTVALLHEGKELLRGKLEPAPAHCPEQAFITLCERCIFDCKYCPVPKLQGHVKNEEEVLSIVEEVMKAGTLKAISLTSGVETSIEGEVERVLELLPALKKYNVPIGVSVYPTEGCSRKFYDAGVAEVKYNVETMDREIFRKVCGDLSLDYILDRLKEAVEIFGKNRVFSNFIIGLGESDATVREGIETLAKIGVIPILRPVNPHPLRSRDCFTERPSPERLLKLAKMEAEILKKYGLDPGLAKTMCLKCTGCDLVPFVDF